The following is a genomic window from Plectropomus leopardus isolate mb chromosome 3, YSFRI_Pleo_2.0, whole genome shotgun sequence.
NNNNNNNNNNNNNNNNNNNNNNNNNNNNNNNNNNNNNNNNNNNNNNNNNNNNNNNNNNNNNNNNNNNNNNNNNNNNNNNNNNNNNNNNNNNNNNNNNNNNNNNNNNNNNNNNNNNNNNNNNNNNNNNNNNNNNNNNNNNNNNNNNNNNNNNNNNNNNNNNNNNNNNNNNNNNNNNNNNNNNNNNNNNNNNNNNNNNNNNNNNNNNNNNNNNNNNNNNNNNNNNNNNNNNNNNNNNNNNNNNNNNNNNNNNNNNNNNNNNNNNNNNNNNNNNNNNNNNNNNNNNNNNNNNNNNNNNNNNNNNNNNNNNNNNNNNNNNNNNNNNNNNNNNNNNNNNNNNNNNNNNNNNNNNNNNNNNNNNNNNNNNNNNNNNNNNNNNNNNNNNNNNNNNNNNNNNNNNNNNNNNNNNNNNNNNNNNNNNNNNNNNNNNNNNNNNNNNNNNNNNNNNNNNNNNNNNNNNNNNNNNNNNNNNNNNNNNNNNNNNNNNNNNNNNNNNNNNNNNNNNNNNNNNNNNNNNNNNNNNNNNNNNNNNNNNNNNNNNNNNNNNNNNNNNNNNNNNNNNNNNNNNNNNNNNNNNNNNNNNNNNNNNNNNNNNNNNNNNNNNNNNNNNNNNNNNNNNNNNNNNNNNNNNNNNNNNNNNNNNNNNNNNNNNNNNNNNNNNNNNNNNNNNNNNNNNNNNNNNNNNNNNNNNNNNNNNNNNNNNNNNNNNNNNNNNNNNNNNNNNNNNNNNNNNNNNNNNNNNNNNNNNNNNNNNNNNNNNNNNNNNNNNNNNNNNNNNNNNNNNNNNNNNNNNNNNNNNNNNNNNNNNNNNNNNNNNNNNNNNNNNNNNNNNNNNNNNNNNNNNNNNNNNNNNNNNNNNNNNNNNNNNNNNNNNNNNNNNNNNNNNNNNNNNNNNNNNNNNNNNNNNNNNNNNNNNNNNNNNNNNNNNNNNNNNNNNNNNNNNNNNNNNNNNNNNNNNNNNNNNNNNNNNNNNNNNNNNNNNNNNNNNNNNNNNNNNNNNNNNNNNNNNNNNNNNNNNNNNNNNNNNNNNNNNNNNNNNNNNNNNNNNNNNNNNNNNNNNNNNNNNNNNNNNNNNNNNNNNNNNNNNNNNNNNNNNNNNNNNNNNNNNNNNNNNNNNNNNNNNNNNNNNNNNNNNNNNNNNNNNNNNNNNNNNNNNNNNNNNNNNNNNNNNNNNNNNNNNNNNNNNNNNNNNNNNNNNNNNNNNNNNNNNNNNNNNNNNNNNNNNNNNNNNNNNNNNNNNNNNNNNNNNNNNNNNNNNNNNNNNNNNNNNNNNNNNNNNNNNNNNNNNNNNNNNNNNNNNNNNNNNNNNNNNNNNNNNNNNNNNNNNNNNNNNNNNNNNNNNNNNNNNNNNNNNNNNNNNNNNNNNNNNNNNNNNNNNNNNNNNNNNNNNNNNNNNNNNNNNNNNNNNNNNNNNNNNNNNNNNNNNNNNNNNNNNNNNNNNNNNNNNNNNNNNNNNNNNNNNNNNNNNNNNNNNNNNNNNNNNNNNNNNNNNNNNNNNNNNNNNNNNNNNNNNNNNNNNNNNNNNNNNNNNNNNNNNNNNNNNNNNNNNNNNNNNNNNNNNNNNNNNNNNNNNNNNNNNNNNNNNNNNNNNNNNNNNNNNNNNNNNNNNNNNNNNNNNNNNNNNNNNNNNNNNNNNNNNNNNNNNNNNNNNNNNNNNNNNNNNNNNNNNNNNNNNNNNNNNNNNNNNNNNNNNNNNNNNNNNNNNNNNNNNNNNNNNNNNNNNNNNNNNNNNNNNNNNNNNNNNNNNNNNNNNNNNNNNNNNNNNNNNNNNNNNNNNNNNNNNNNNNNNNNNNNNNNNNNNNNNNNNNNNNNNNNNNNNNNNNNNNNNNNNNNNNNNNNNNNNNNNNNNNNNNNNNNNNNNNNNNNNNNNNNNNNNNNNNNNNNNNNNNNNNNNNNNNNNNNNNNNNNNNNNNNNNNNNNNNNNNNNNNNNNNNNNNNNNNNNNNNNNNNNNNNNNNNNNNNNNNNNNNNNNNNNNNNNNNNNNNNNNNNNNNNNNNNNNNNNNNNNNNNNNNNNNNNNNNNNNNNNNNNNNNNNNNNNNNNNNNNNNNNNNNNNNNNNNNNNNNNNNNNNNNNNNNNNNNNNNNNNNNNNNNNNNNNNNNNNNNNNNNNNNNNNNNNNNNNNNNNNNNNNNNNNNNNNNNNNNNNNNNNNNNNNNNNNNNNNNNNNNNNNNNNNNNNNNNNNNNNNNNNNNNNNNNNNNNNNNNNNNNNNNNNNNNNNNNNNNNNNNNNNNNNNNNNNNNNNNNNNNNNNNNNNNNNNNNNNNNNNNNNNNNNNNNNNNNNNNNNNNNNNNNNNNNNNNNNNNNNNNNNNNNNNNNNNNNNNNNNNNNNNNNNNNNNNNNNNNNNNNNNNNNNNNNNNNNNNNNNNNNNNNNNNNNNNNNNNNNNNNNNNNNNNNNNNNNNNNNNNNNNNNNNNNNNNNNNNNNNNNNNNNNNNNNNNNNNNNNNNNNNNNNNNNNNNNNNNNNNNNNNNNNNNNNNNNNNNNNNNNNNNNNNNNNNNNNNNNNNNNNNNNNNNNNNNNNNNNNNNNNNNNNNNNNNNNNNNNNNNNNNNNNNNNNNNNNNNNNNNNNNNNNNNNNNNNNNNNNNNNNNNNNNNNNNNNNNNNNNNNNNNNNNNNNNNNNNNNNNNNNNNNNNNNNNNNNNNNNNNNNNNNNNNNNNNNNNNNNNNNNNNNNNNNNNNNNNNNNNNNNNNNNNNNNNNNNNNNNNNNNNNNNNNNNNNNNNNNNNNNNNNNNNNNNNNNNNNNNNNNNNNNNNNNNNNNNNNNNNNNNNNNNNNNNNNNNNNNNNNNNNNNNNNNNNNNNNNNNNNNNNNNNNNNNNNNNNNNNNNNNNNNNNNNNNNNNNNNNNNNNNNNNNNNNNNNNNNNNNNNNNNNNNNNNNNNNNNNNNNNNNNNNNNNNNNNNNNNNNNNNNNNNNNNNNNNNNNNNNNNNNNNNNNNNNNNNNNNNNNNNNNNNNNNNNNNNNNNNNNNNNNNNNNNNNNNNNNNNNNNNNNNNNNNNNNNNNNNNNNNNNNNNNNNNNNNNNNNNNNNNNNNNNNNNNNNNNNNNNNNNNNNNNNNNNNNNNNNNNNNNNNNNNNNNNNNNNNNNNNNNNNNNNNNNNNNNNNNNNNNNNNNNNNNNNNNNNNNNNNNNNNNNNNNNNNNNNNNNNNNNNNNNNNNNNNNNNNNNNNNNNNNNNNNNNNNNNNNNNNNNNNNNNNNNNNNNNNNNNNNNNNNNNNNNNNNNNNNNNNNNNNNNNNNNNNNNNNNNNNNNNNNNNNNNNNNNNNNNNNNNNNNNNNNNNNNNNNNNNNNNNNNNNNNNNNNNNNNNNNNNNNNNNNNNNNNNNNNNNNNNNNNNNNNNNNNNNNNNNNNNNNNNNNNNNNNNNNNNNNNNNNNNNNNNNNNNNNNNNNNNNNNNNNNNNNNNNNNNNNNNNNNNNNNNNNNNNNNNNNNNNNNNNNNNNNNNNNNNNNNNNNNNNNNNNNNNNNNNNNAGTGGTTCTGTTAGATGTTCTCTGTATGTTGGTTCTCTGTGGTTCTGTTAGATGTTCTCTCTGTAGTTCTGTTACCTGCTCGGAGTTCTCCCTGGTGAGGAACTTGAGGTGCGTGACGGCGGGGTACTTGTCCCGTCTCAGCGGGTCGGTGGTGCAGCGCAGGAACAGCGATGGCAGCAGCTCTGTATCGATGCGGCACTTCTCGCTCACCACGCTCACCACCACCTGAGGAACGCAAAACGCTGTCAGAGGAACCgcgggggtcaaaggtcagaggtcggCGGTTCCGGTTCTGACCTTGTAGAACTGGACGGGGGAGGAGCTGCTGCCATCGGTGGCGGCCACCACGATGTTCCCTCCCCCGGTGAAGGCGATGTCGGCGAGCGCCACACGTCCTCGTAGTCGGCACAGACTCTCGCTGGCCGTGAGCAAGGCGCCTCCCGGCTTCAGCAGTGACACCGTGACCAGCCCGCTCACCGTCACCGCCAGCCAGCCCTCCATCGGCTTCCCGCCAAACAGCGTCAGAGACGGAGAGAACTTCACCCGAGAGAACTTCTCTCCAAAGTTTGTGGAACCCGACTGAGGAGACAAGAAGCCAAGATTTACTGAACACCTGAACTCATCACCTGACACCTGAACTCATCACCTGACAGGCGTGTGTGAGTCTGGCATGTTATTGGACTGGACGGTTGTCTCTCTCTCGCGCGcacgcgtgtgtgcgtgtgtggcaGCATTGGCTGTTACCATCTCGACGTGCAGCGCCAGCTTGACGCCATTGTGCAACCAGCTGAGGGCAACGATGGGGTCTCCGTCCAGCGAGCTGGACAGGATGCTCTCCCAGCTGTTCACCAGGTGATCTGACATCGACCAGCATTTAATCTGCCCGTCGCCGTCTGCAGACAGAAGCCGCGAGCCTGCACACGCCAACGCAAACACGTTAAAATGCGTCAACACAAACTGATAATCAGAAAATCACGTAAATCgaccacattttgaaaatttttcaAGGAAAATTCTGGtgctttctaaagaaaacatgctttcatgttttctttagaaacgACTCCGTGTTTCACAACCTGTATTGATCGTTGATAATCACACGGATTAATAATAATCAGACTGATCAATAAACAGATTGATCATCAGTGTGAGGCTCACCTGATTGGTCCCACTCCAGACAGGAAATGACCTCAGTGTGTCCAGAGTTGATGGAGTAAACGTCCCAGGGGTGCTCCGTGTCGATGATGTGGATCATGTGACTgacatctgacacacacacacacacacacacacacacacacacacacacacacactcagaggtcTGAACAGTTACTGGTGTGCTGTGGGTGTGTCCTCGGCGGTGGGCGTGGCCTACCTTTGTCATCGTCGTCACTCTTGAGGTCGGTGGTGAAGGCCACCAGGTTCCTGCAGGACCAGGAGCACACTAGCGGGACGGAGGGACAGTGCGTGCTCTTCGGACGTTTTTCCCACTCACACACGTACGCCAGCTCCATGATggcaccacagaagaagaatcCAGTGGTCAGGAGGACGGTTCACCTGCAACACGGACAGTCAGGTGATGTTTGACGCTCCGCAGACAGGAAACGCCACCGTGGCATCCTTCAAAGTctttactttgatatttttctcactttaagtttcctttttttcctttaattatttttggtgatttcctCCATTGAAagtttttggggattttatctttttattattattttggcaatttcctctttctttaaaatttttgtctgttttatcaCGGTGAAAtcaacctttgacctcttggatataaactGTCACCAAGTcatcattttatgctgtttggcattTGGGTGaaattttggccaaaaacatgttttctgagaTCACCATGACCTTCGACCACCGGATCCTGATCCGTTTAttgagccaaatttgaggcGACCATCTTCAGAAATCAGCTTCAATGagacactgagctcctttttccttctcttgctccctccatctgcaaacgcTCCAGTCTTTACTGCGCTGCGCTAACgccgttgcctctccggagcgttcctgctcccttgtttcctagttttctcggatcctggctgcagtcttggctgcgcctgatcgtggtgatgtctgtgctggtgctgtgatcctgcctttggttgtgctggtgctgtggctgcactgatccCGTACCCCCGGCTTGCCCCAgtcgtggtcttggttttgccttcctctctctcttctggacgaaggatccctcatcatcctcttctgctcttcctgaggtttctaccgtTTTTTCCCCGTTTCAGGaattctttttggggagtttttccttcgTAGGTGTGAGGGTGTACGGGCAGAGGgatggtgcctgctgtaaagccctctgaggcaaaccgtgttttgtgataatgggctctataaatacaATAGACTTACAGGGTCACCGTGaccattgacctttgaccaccagattctgaTCAGCTGATGGTTGAGTCCTAAATGTTTGAGACGCAGTTTTCTGTGTGTCCACAGCTGCGGGACAGACAGAAACCTGAAGACAGAAGTCCTCCAGCGCAAACACAATTAACATAAACACCTTTATCATTAATATCATCAATAATTTACCTTTGAAATCAAATTCACTTTGATTCCttcataaacactgaaaaaaggcaacaaccaacaaaagcagaaattactccaaaaattagtaaaaaaaaaaacaaaacaacaacaaccctgAAAACTgatagattaaaaaacaaaaaaaggcttaaaaaagtgctaaaaaattaaaataattctggagtaattttaaatgtgtaataatgATGATCACAAATTAGTTTACTGTTTGCCCCATTTCAGTGTAATCAGGTTACTGAGTGTTTTGGGGTAAATTACCTGGTTATTTCAGGGTAATCAGATTACTTActattttggggtattttggTGAACAGTTAGCTcaatgctaacgttagctcagCTCGGTCATTTCCGCGCGCGCCgcagattaaattaaaattaaataatttaaattaaattacaatgaAGCCGTTTTCGTGCGAACCATAAGCAGACCTTTATACAGCAGAATATagaataaacatataaaataattttaatatctgtggagaaaaaaacacaacaaacctTCAGCGTCATTCACTTCAACAAAGTGCCAGGACCCTGCCGCTGTCAGGGCTGTTTCTACAGGTGCCTGtctgtaaataatgaaataaccTGTGccacatgatgaaaaaatgtgcGCGTGTTAGATTTGTTGTAAGATTTAAGGGTGACATGTTTTATTGATCTGATCAGGGTTTGTTTTATTGATCTAATCAGAGTTTGTGTCACCGTCAGATTGCAATTTGTGTTTATCCAACATGGCGCCGGCGGGGCAGCCTCGTCACCTGGGGAGCGCTGTTCCCTGAGCGCAGTCTGCCAGGGTTACCGATAATTATTTGACCGCGAGGgacagtttgttattttatatattattttctttttcttcaaaaagtttcagcgatgtttttttttaaatctgtgatatttttttagttgttaGGTGGGGGTTGGAAggttctttaaaagtttttggtggttgttaaaaaatgacattaaaaaaaaagattaataaatgCGGTGAACCCCCCCCTTAAACGTGTTAGCATTTATGgaagccagaaactgtaaaaacagaaatgatagTTGGATTTTCAAACAGAccattttgtctttaaagacTTCAAACCTTCGCGCCAGAGAGACGCTGGATTCATTCTGCCCTCAGCCGGTCATGTCTGCCCTGCAGACAGAACTGTGGGCTGAGCGCTCAGTGACCAAAGGACCCGTATTTCCGCCCTGGTTGTTTCCGTCAGATAAACAGCAGCCGTCGGTCTGTTAGCTGGCAGCTGTGTTAGCTGGTAGCTCTGTGAGCTGTCAGTTGATCGGTCTCAGGTGTTTCTCACAGTCTGGATGAAACTGAAATGTGTCCTCGCGGAGTCCCGCTAGTTGCCAGCTAACTGCGCTCCACAGTGGAACCGCGTTAGCCGCTAGCACCTGTAGCTTCCTGTGGAAAGGACctgctaacagtgctaaccGGCTAGCTGCTGCGTTTctcagcctgtgtgtttgtttgtttgtgtgtttgtttatttgtttgctcCAATGGAAACACTGAGCAGGTGCCGCGAGCATGGACACACACCTGGCGAGCCCCTAACAGGTAACACGGCTACATGCTAAACTGGAGCGAACGTTAGTTCCGAACGAGAAAGTGTTAGCTGTTAGCCTCAGGATGTTTTTACCTTCACTCTGAAGGCCACTAAAACTGCTAATTGCTAATAACTACTACTAACCACTACTTACTATTACTATTGCttatactactactattactgaCAGAGAAagtgttagctgttagcaggcCCCCAAAACTACAAACATCTGATACTGCTTCTAATATACCAAATACCACCAATAACTaactactactattactgctTACAACTACTATTACTAATACAACTACTgatattactactactactactactactactacccctgttataggttttttttgggaggaCAGGAATGGTGCCTGCTGTAAACCCTCTGAGGGCTGATGACTTGACTATTAATACTTctcctactactactactactactactgatagTATTAATACTACTGCTTCTGTTACTATTTATACTACTGCTAGTatcaatactactactactgatactTTTGaaactactgctactgctactattTATACTACTGatactattattactactactgaTACAAATAATACTACTGCTACTGGTACTATTTATACTATTGatactattattactactactgaTACAAATAATACTACTGCTACTGGTACTATTTATACTACTGATACTATTaatacttctactactactgctattaTTAATACTTGTACTACACCTGCTCAGCAGGGTTCCTGGTCTGTGGAGGTCCTCAGTCCTGTACAGAAACAGTCTCCTCGGAGGCTCAGGGACTGCAGGCCCGTAGCAGTTCAGGCTCCTCTGGACCCGCTCCAGTTTGCTTTCAGGTCCGGCTGGGGGGTGGATGACGCAACAGGCCCTCTTTGAAACGAGATTTTAATTCACTTAGAGGGTGCCCAAACTTTTGTGCgacttgtttttattgatgattCTTCTGCTTTTAACGGCTACAGAGCCATCGCGACATTAACCCTGGACTGATGTGTCGGTTGATGAATTTTTTAACCGCAAGGTCGCAGCGTGTTAGGGTCAAAGGCGTTTTATCCAAAGCCCTGTTTTCTTCCACTGGTCCCCCCGGCGGCGTGTCCTCTCCGCTCTTTTGTTTGTCCTATATACAAAAGAGTGTCTGAGCCAATATGCTCGGCGTCACATCATCCAGTTTGCTGATGATTCAGGAATCATCTCCTTCCTGAACGCTGATGACCCTGAGCACAGATCAGTCATATCTCAGTCCACTGAGTGATGGAAGTCGTCCCTCCTCACTAAAAATGTGTCCAAGACAAAAAAGATGACAACAGATTTTAGGAGAACTGCTCCGGTCTTGTCCCGTGGTCGTCAATGATCAGGCGGTCGAGGTCGTGGATAACTATAAATATCGTGGCACCATCAGTGACGGCAGACTGAGCGCCGCCCCTCACGCTGATGCCGTCTGTAAAAAAGCTCACCAGCGCATGTGTTTGTGTCGTAAGCTTTGTAGTTTCCAGACTTTATGAGAAGTTTTACTCTTGTTTTATTGAATCAGCGCTCACTTTTCCCGTGGCTGTTGGTTTGGGACTGCAGGGAGCTGTTAAGGTGTGCAGTAAGGCTGCCGGAGTGCCACTAAACGATCGTCTTTAAGGGAGACCCGGTCGGCGCTGGCCGACCCGAGCCGTCCACGTTACCGCCGCTTCTCACTGCTTCCACCTGGACGCAGGTTTAATGAGCTGAAACGCAGGACCAACAGATGGAGGGATTCAGATGTTCCCGCcgcttttttaaatgattcagTGTGATTTCAGATGCAGTGTTTTTTCGTTTGTATTGTTACACTGATGCACTTCTGCTGGCTGCACAATAATTTGCCCCTTTGGGGACAATAACAATTTCTTGAACTTGAACTACTACTGATACTATTGAAACTACTGCTACTATAAtactactgccactactgctACTATTTATACTACAGCTACTACTGTTACTATTTATACTACTGCTATTATTGAAACCAAAAATATTACTGCTACTGCCACTGCTGATACTATTTATATTACTGATACTATTAATACTATTAATATGATACTGACACTACTGTAATACCACTGATATTACTGACATTAATACTATGACTACTGATACGACTACTACTAATGTTAAAACCACAACTATTGagactactgctactactgcaaAACTGCTGATACTACTAATGCTGATAATACTACTGAAATGGCAAATACTGATACTTCTAATACCATTAACACTATTACTGACACTACTGCTGTAATACTACTGATAtgactgacattattaataCGGTGACTACTCATACTTATTCTTagtcaatgtgagggtctaaggacagagggatggtgcctgctgtgaaccctctgaggcaaactgtgatttgtgataactggctttataaataagaatgacttgacttgactattagtactactacaactacttaCTTACTACTAACCAGTACAGAGAGTAACAGACAAACAATACAGGGTTTAAACACTTTATTACTATAATTTACTGTGTTTATTTCCTGTACTTTATTGTAtctatttactgtacttaactgtgtttatttactgtttttttttactgtgtttatttaCTGTACTTTACTGCGTTTATTTACTGCATTGTGATGTTGAGGTGTGTCAGTAAGAGATGAAGGTTTCAGTTTGTGAATGGATGAAGGTTTGAAGGATAGAttaattaatgtgtgtttttcaatgGTTGGTTTTCAGTGTCATTTGTGTGAACAGTCCCTTGACTCTCTGCTGGGTGTGAATCGGACCCTGTGGACGCCTTCATCACCTGATCCTGGGTCAAAGTTTTTCCTCGGACCAGACGCCATGCTGACTTAAAGTCAGCTGTTGGATTGTGCAGAGCGAGCGGAATAATCCAGAGACTGACATCATGTCTGAGAACCAGGCCAACAACAATAACGTCCctctgaacaacaacaacaacaacaacatgggACCCAACCGCCTCCGCAACCCCAACATCAACCAGAACCCCCTCATCAACGTGCGGGATCGCCTCTTTCACGCCCTCTTCTTCAAAATGGCCGTCACATATGCCCGACTGTTTCCGCCATCCTTCAGGAGAGTCTTTGAGTTCTTCGTCCTGCTCAAGGTGTGAAACAGCTCTCTAAACATGaagtcaaacacacaacaaGATGTGAAACATGTCCAGGACAGAAAGTCAAATAGGGTGTGAAAGGTGTGTTATAGTAAAATGTTAAAGACATATCACACGGTGTGAAAGTTGTCCTATTTAAAGTGAAAGACACACGTTGATGACACATTATAAGGGAACATATACGTGAATGTCTGTGGAAACGTAAACGGAAATATGAGGAGAACGTTCCAGTAAACGTTCTGCAGGAATGAGATTAAACTGTCGGGCTGAACGGAGGCTGGTGTTTGTGCCGCTCCATCAGATTAACAGCAGTCACACC
Proteins encoded in this region:
- the med16 gene encoding mediator of RNA polymerase II transcription subunit 16, translated to MELAYVCEWEKRPKSTHCPSVPLVCSWSCRNLVAFTTDLKSDDDDKDVSHMIHIIDTEHPWDVYSINSGHTEVISCLEWDQSGSRLLSADGDGQIKCWSMSDHLVNSWESILSSSLDGDPIVALSWLHNGVKLALHVEMSGSTNFGEKFSRVKFSPSLTLFGGKPMEGWLAVTVSGLVTVSLLKPGGALLTASESLCRLRGRVALADIAFTGGGNIVVAATDGSSSSPVQFYKVVVSVVSEKCRIDTELLPSLFLRCTTDPLRRDKYPAVTHLKFLTRENSEQVTELQREHLTEPQRTN